In Thioalkalivibrio paradoxus ARh 1, the following are encoded in one genomic region:
- the csy1 gene encoding type I-F CRISPR-associated protein Csy1, producing the protein MSDAEVTALRTLIDTFLEERLQPKLKDIRPEDPKYLALQQQYQRKNWLSKAAQRVNSLQLATHIIKATHPAIKGATSLYCLPTSLKDQPEVGSHVLSAGFPKDVTVADAAHLDVYTLLKLEHDDRTLLSRVLADDDALAAAFSDDHEQGLEWMHAFATVAQPRGSEASHTRAKQVYWLAGGDPTVDTDFHLLAPLYATSLAHVVYQTINDHRFSEEAKAARKARREGEYSETGFHEYPNLAVQKLGGTKPQNVSQLNLERHGTNYLLASLPPNWANRDLRPPLFVGSVFSRSSFGRRPGVRQAVHALKRFLATNPLPNVTTRQRRDKYLHELVDELLLYAAELHTLEPGWSAAPDCRLDRFEALWLDPRRADIDPDFASERENEEWVDEVSHGFGNWLNGRLEHQLPVGDPEYLHWKDSLREVLLHA; encoded by the coding sequence ATGTCGGATGCAGAGGTCACTGCCCTTCGAACGCTGATCGATACGTTCCTGGAGGAGCGTCTTCAGCCCAAACTAAAAGATATTAGACCCGAAGACCCTAAGTACCTGGCGTTGCAGCAGCAATACCAACGCAAGAATTGGCTATCGAAAGCTGCTCAACGCGTGAACTCGTTGCAGCTCGCAACGCATATCATAAAAGCCACCCATCCCGCCATTAAGGGAGCCACAAGTCTCTATTGCCTACCCACGAGTCTGAAAGACCAGCCCGAGGTCGGCAGTCACGTCCTGTCCGCTGGTTTTCCTAAGGACGTTACGGTAGCGGATGCCGCTCATCTTGATGTCTACACCCTCCTGAAACTGGAGCATGATGACAGAACACTGCTGAGTCGCGTGCTGGCTGATGATGACGCATTGGCTGCTGCGTTCAGCGACGATCACGAGCAGGGCCTGGAGTGGATGCACGCCTTTGCCACTGTCGCGCAGCCACGCGGCAGCGAGGCCAGTCACACCCGGGCAAAACAGGTGTACTGGCTTGCGGGTGGGGACCCGACTGTAGACACGGACTTTCACCTGCTCGCACCGCTGTACGCGACTTCACTCGCCCATGTGGTGTACCAAACCATTAATGACCACCGGTTTTCGGAGGAAGCAAAGGCGGCACGCAAGGCGCGGCGTGAAGGGGAATACAGTGAAACGGGTTTTCACGAGTACCCGAATCTCGCTGTCCAGAAGCTGGGCGGAACCAAGCCTCAGAACGTTTCACAGCTCAACCTCGAACGGCACGGCACCAATTACCTGCTCGCGTCGCTGCCGCCCAACTGGGCCAACCGTGACCTCAGGCCACCGCTATTCGTTGGCTCCGTGTTTTCCCGGTCTTCCTTCGGACGCCGGCCAGGTGTTCGGCAGGCGGTCCACGCGCTCAAGCGCTTTCTTGCGACGAACCCGCTGCCAAACGTCACGACACGGCAGCGACGCGACAAATATCTCCATGAGCTGGTGGATGAACTCCTCCTGTATGCGGCCGAGCTGCACACCCTGGAACCGGGATGGAGCGCCGCTCCGGATTGCCGGCTGGACAGGTTTGAAGCCTTGTGGCTCGACCCACGCCGAGCCGATATCGACCCGGACTTCGCCAGCGAACGCGAGAACGAGGAATGGGTGGATGAAGTCAGCCACGGTTTCGGTAACTGGCTGAACGGAAGGTTAGAGCACCAACTGCCCGTTGGTGACCCGGAATACCTTCACTGGAAGGACTCTCTGCGCGAGGTGCTCCTGCATGCTTGA
- the csy2 gene encoding type I-F CRISPR-associated protein Csy2: MLEEPNYLLEIPRLRVQNANAISSPLTWGFPAMTAFVGLMHTLERKLADRDVAILFDSVGVICHRHEPQISTATFPRTFRLTRNPIFQSKRDVQSNRPAAIVEEGRTHLEITLVFSVRGDACQSPENEQVTRQIEELVHTLRIAGGTVQPTRNPRRRITRIIPVTEDAEARPKEYRKLLRQWLPGFALVARDDLLQSHWKMLREKNGDSTLLDAWLDLSRLNMECHLEESAGTGKEPTVHWEPRRPAGWLVPIPVGYGALGPLHDPGTVAAARDAETPFRFVESLYSIGQWIGPHRLTSPKQLLWYPESDPDNGRYRLRNDYEPNVYA, encoded by the coding sequence ATGCTTGAAGAGCCAAATTACCTACTCGAAATCCCGCGATTGCGGGTGCAGAACGCTAATGCGATCTCCAGTCCGCTGACCTGGGGCTTTCCCGCGATGACAGCCTTCGTGGGACTGATGCACACCTTGGAACGGAAACTGGCTGACCGTGATGTCGCGATCCTCTTCGACTCGGTGGGTGTTATTTGCCACCGTCACGAGCCGCAAATCTCCACAGCGACATTTCCGCGTACGTTCCGGCTGACTCGCAATCCAATATTTCAGAGCAAGCGTGATGTCCAGTCGAATCGACCAGCGGCCATCGTCGAAGAGGGTCGGACTCACCTGGAAATCACCCTCGTATTCAGCGTGCGCGGGGATGCCTGTCAGAGTCCCGAAAATGAGCAAGTGACGCGTCAGATCGAGGAACTCGTCCACACCCTGCGCATTGCGGGCGGCACGGTACAGCCCACCCGCAACCCGCGCCGTCGCATCACGCGAATCATCCCGGTGACCGAGGATGCGGAGGCGCGTCCGAAAGAATACCGGAAACTGCTTCGGCAATGGCTTCCCGGATTCGCGCTGGTTGCTCGCGACGACCTGCTGCAAAGCCACTGGAAAATGTTGCGTGAAAAGAACGGCGACTCCACGTTGCTGGATGCCTGGCTGGATCTGTCCCGGCTCAATATGGAATGCCATCTGGAAGAGTCAGCAGGTACCGGAAAAGAACCTACGGTTCATTGGGAACCACGCCGCCCGGCGGGCTGGCTCGTGCCGATTCCCGTGGGTTATGGCGCACTTGGGCCGCTGCATGATCCGGGTACCGTCGCTGCTGCCCGGGATGCCGAAACCCCGTTCCGGTTCGTCGAAAGCCTTTATTCGATCGGCCAGTGGATTGGCCCGCATCGGCTGACAAGCCCTAAACAACTTCTGTGGTACCCGGAGAGCGATCCGGACAATGGCCGGTATCGTCTTCGCAATGACTACGAACCCAACGTTTACGCCTGA
- the cas1f gene encoding type I-F CRISPR-associated endonuclease Cas1f — protein MEPIQPSSLKTILHSKRANLYYLEHCRVLVKGGRVEYVTEQGKESFYWNIPIANTTTVLLGTGTSITQAAVRELAKAGVMLGFCGGGGTPLFSATELTVEVAWLSPQSEYRPTEYLRSWVGFWFDDTLRLQAAKAFQQARLQRIAQHWNNNRDLREEDFVVPADELASALDASRRAVEAARDNTDLLTEEARLTKKLFRLACLATGYGDFSRAKHGGGTDPANRFLDHGNYLAYGLGATATWVLGIPHGLSVLHGKTRRGGLVFDVADLVKDAVILPQAFVSAVRGDEEQEFRQACIEQLTRTEALDFMIDTVKATALAMTSSRQ, from the coding sequence ATGGAACCGATACAGCCGTCGTCATTGAAGACGATTCTTCACTCGAAAAGAGCGAATCTGTACTACCTTGAGCACTGTCGGGTACTGGTGAAGGGTGGTCGCGTCGAATACGTGACCGAGCAAGGGAAAGAGTCCTTCTACTGGAACATCCCGATCGCCAACACCACGACCGTGCTATTGGGCACTGGAACGTCGATCACGCAAGCCGCGGTGCGCGAACTCGCCAAGGCCGGCGTGATGCTCGGGTTCTGCGGCGGTGGTGGCACGCCGTTGTTCAGCGCGACCGAGCTTACCGTTGAAGTCGCGTGGCTGTCCCCGCAAAGCGAGTATCGGCCAACCGAGTATCTGCGGTCCTGGGTTGGGTTCTGGTTCGACGATACCCTCCGGCTGCAAGCGGCGAAGGCCTTTCAGCAAGCCCGTCTACAGCGAATCGCGCAACACTGGAACAACAACCGGGACCTCAGGGAGGAGGACTTTGTGGTGCCTGCCGACGAACTTGCCAGCGCGCTCGATGCCTCGCGCCGCGCGGTTGAGGCAGCGAGGGATAACACCGATCTCCTGACCGAGGAGGCGCGTCTCACCAAGAAGCTGTTCAGGCTCGCTTGTCTGGCAACCGGCTACGGTGATTTTTCCCGCGCGAAACATGGCGGTGGAACCGACCCGGCCAATCGGTTTCTTGATCACGGCAACTATCTGGCCTACGGCCTCGGGGCGACGGCAACCTGGGTGCTGGGCATCCCCCACGGGTTATCGGTACTGCATGGCAAGACCCGGCGCGGGGGTCTGGTTTTCGACGTCGCTGATCTCGTCAAGGATGCGGTGATTCTGCCCCAGGCCTTCGTGTCGGCGGTGCGGGGCGATGAGGAACAGGAATTCCGACAGGCCTGCATTGAACAACTCACCCGCACCGAAGCCCTCGACTTCATGATCGACACTGTGAAGGCCACCGCGCTGGCGATGACGAGCAGCAGGCAGTGA
- the cas3f gene encoding type I-F CRISPR-associated helicase Cas3f, with protein MNVLLVSQCNKNALKETRRILDQFAERRGERTWQTSITQAGLDMLRKLLRQSARRNTAVACHWIRGRDRSELLWIVGNASRFNLRGAVPTNTTARDVLRRGDENDWHTGEDIRLLSSLAALLHDLGKACVAFQRRLIAEGKLGRNQYRHEWISLRLFQAFVGNDDDRGWLERLKDLPADDDQAWTAALLKDGLVEGLESPFRTLPPLAAAVGWLVLTHHRLPLLPGDKGRPTGSITGFRAERLTGLPEIITPNWNECPSETAPKELQPYWRFDHPLPVVTAKWRARARNLAERLLGRLPSMPAAWLDNPYVMHLARMSLMLADHHYSSLTYPKDRVKGEPGYGLYANTNRATRQLNQPLDEHLIGVEAIARAITRSLPGIERHLPRLARHKGFRKRTADPRFQWQNSVFDLAASLRERTTAQGFFGVNMASTGRGKTLANGRILYALANPEQGTRFSIALGLRTLTLQTGQAFRELMHLGDDELAIRVGGTANRILFEHFEEQAERHGSASAQDLMDEDGHVFYEGDFGNHPVLKHLRHDPAIRSLIAAPILACTVDHLTPATESVRGGRQIAPMLRLMSSDLVLDEIDDFPLEDLPALTRLVHWAGMLGSRVLLSSATLAPALVEGLFLAYREGRAEFQRNRGEPGQPVNIVCAWFDEYGKLAQDCADGPELAAAHGRFVQGRQKHLATEQPRRSAELAPLPISRTGSQEEIRQEYARQLRGHALELHRRHCSVDPASGKRVSFGLIRMANIEPLIAVAQTLFRDGAPEGHRFHLCVYHSRFPLLMRSEIERNLDRILNRKHPEAVFELPVVRHRIDAAPEPDQLFIVIGSPVTEVGRDHDYDWAVVEPSSMRSIIQLAGRVRRHREPTDKGPNLVLPNFNLKALERRGQPAYCRPGFESEEWMLRSHDLGELLRPEEYATIDSRPRIIEPQPLEPAKRLVDLEHARLRDTLLPRESAQKTLSPRELRAMKSPPTPRLNAASWYQLPRATLSGTLQKVQRFRDQTGQNEVDLVLMPDEAEEEWVLQKIHREPGSRGQSVYIDVEKSLMQRHNLEAVIGPRAGAWITRPYMDALADLAEQLDMPLEHCARRFGTVSVPERDNGWSYHDALGFASRGSG; from the coding sequence GTGAACGTTCTCCTCGTTTCTCAGTGCAACAAGAACGCACTCAAGGAGACGCGCCGCATACTGGACCAGTTCGCCGAGCGGCGCGGAGAACGCACCTGGCAGACCTCGATTACCCAGGCCGGTCTGGACATGCTCCGAAAGCTGCTGCGCCAGTCCGCGCGGCGCAACACGGCGGTGGCCTGTCACTGGATACGCGGTCGTGATCGCAGCGAGTTGCTCTGGATTGTCGGCAATGCCAGCCGATTCAACTTGCGTGGTGCGGTACCCACGAATACCACCGCACGCGATGTGCTGCGTCGCGGCGACGAAAACGACTGGCATACCGGCGAGGATATCCGGCTGCTGAGCAGCCTGGCCGCTCTGCTGCACGATCTCGGCAAGGCGTGCGTTGCGTTCCAGCGGCGCCTGATCGCGGAAGGGAAGCTCGGCCGGAACCAATACCGCCACGAATGGATCAGTCTGCGCCTGTTCCAGGCCTTTGTTGGCAACGACGATGATCGTGGCTGGCTGGAACGGCTGAAGGATCTTCCCGCCGATGACGATCAGGCATGGACCGCTGCACTCCTGAAGGATGGCCTGGTCGAAGGGCTCGAATCACCATTCCGGACACTACCGCCACTCGCGGCCGCAGTGGGTTGGCTGGTCCTGACTCATCACCGGCTACCATTGCTGCCCGGCGATAAAGGTCGCCCCACAGGAAGCATCACCGGCTTTCGGGCCGAGCGGCTCACGGGGTTGCCCGAGATCATTACGCCGAATTGGAATGAATGCCCCAGCGAAACCGCACCCAAAGAGCTGCAGCCGTATTGGCGGTTCGATCACCCTCTGCCCGTAGTCACTGCCAAGTGGCGCGCTCGCGCCCGCAACCTGGCGGAGCGGCTCCTGGGGCGACTGCCCAGCATGCCGGCTGCCTGGCTCGACAATCCATACGTGATGCACCTGGCGCGCATGAGCCTGATGCTGGCCGACCACCACTATTCCAGCCTCACCTACCCCAAGGATCGAGTGAAGGGCGAACCCGGATACGGTTTGTATGCCAACACGAACCGAGCGACCCGACAACTGAACCAACCCCTCGATGAACATCTGATCGGCGTCGAGGCCATCGCGCGTGCCATTACCCGTTCCCTGCCGGGGATTGAGCGACATCTCCCGCGCCTCGCCCGTCACAAGGGATTCCGCAAGCGTACGGCGGACCCGCGCTTCCAGTGGCAGAACAGCGTTTTCGATCTCGCCGCGTCGCTGCGCGAACGCACGACCGCCCAGGGGTTTTTCGGGGTGAACATGGCTTCGACCGGAAGAGGGAAGACCCTCGCCAACGGTCGCATCCTGTATGCCCTGGCCAATCCGGAACAGGGCACCCGCTTTTCCATCGCGCTGGGTCTGCGAACGCTGACCTTGCAGACCGGGCAGGCTTTCCGGGAGTTGATGCACCTCGGGGACGACGAACTCGCCATCCGGGTCGGCGGTACCGCCAACCGCATCCTCTTCGAGCACTTCGAGGAACAGGCGGAGCGCCACGGCTCGGCGTCAGCACAGGACCTCATGGACGAGGACGGACACGTCTTCTACGAAGGTGACTTCGGCAACCATCCGGTTCTGAAGCACCTGCGGCACGACCCGGCGATACGCTCACTGATCGCCGCCCCGATCCTCGCTTGCACCGTCGATCACCTGACTCCGGCCACCGAGAGCGTGCGCGGTGGGCGGCAGATCGCACCCATGCTGCGCTTGATGAGCAGTGATCTGGTACTGGACGAGATCGACGACTTTCCTCTGGAGGATTTGCCAGCACTCACCCGCCTGGTGCACTGGGCGGGCATGCTCGGTTCACGGGTTCTGTTGTCCTCGGCAACGCTGGCGCCGGCGCTGGTGGAAGGCTTGTTTCTGGCCTACCGGGAAGGCCGCGCCGAATTCCAGCGCAACCGTGGCGAGCCGGGCCAGCCGGTCAACATCGTCTGCGCGTGGTTCGATGAATACGGAAAGCTGGCGCAAGACTGCGCGGACGGCCCCGAGCTTGCGGCAGCACACGGGCGGTTTGTGCAAGGCCGCCAGAAACACCTGGCGACGGAGCAGCCTCGGCGCAGTGCCGAACTGGCTCCGCTACCCATCTCCCGCACTGGGTCGCAGGAAGAAATCCGGCAGGAATACGCCCGGCAGCTACGCGGCCATGCACTGGAACTGCACCGACGGCATTGCAGCGTGGACCCCGCAAGCGGGAAACGGGTCAGTTTCGGCCTGATCCGCATGGCCAATATCGAGCCGCTGATTGCCGTCGCGCAAACCCTGTTTCGGGACGGCGCCCCGGAGGGACATCGCTTTCACCTTTGCGTGTATCACTCCCGTTTCCCGCTGCTGATGCGCTCGGAGATCGAACGGAACCTGGACCGAATCCTCAACCGGAAGCATCCCGAGGCGGTATTCGAACTGCCCGTTGTCCGCCATCGTATCGATGCCGCGCCGGAGCCGGACCAGTTGTTCATCGTGATCGGCTCCCCCGTGACCGAGGTCGGGCGCGACCACGACTACGACTGGGCGGTCGTCGAACCTTCGTCGATGCGCTCGATCATCCAGCTTGCCGGTCGCGTCCGGCGGCACCGCGAACCGACCGACAAGGGTCCCAACCTCGTCCTGCCGAACTTCAACCTGAAAGCGCTTGAACGGCGTGGCCAGCCCGCATACTGCCGCCCCGGATTCGAGAGTGAGGAATGGATGCTCCGCAGCCATGATCTTGGCGAACTTCTCCGCCCGGAGGAATACGCCACTATCGATTCGCGGCCCCGGATCATCGAACCGCAGCCCCTCGAGCCGGCGAAACGTCTGGTGGATCTGGAACACGCCCGCCTGCGCGATACCTTGTTGCCCCGAGAGTCTGCCCAGAAAACCCTTTCTCCGCGCGAACTCCGGGCCATGAAATCGCCACCGACTCCGCGCCTGAACGCGGCCTCGTGGTATCAGCTTCCGCGCGCGACGCTAAGCGGCACCTTGCAGAAAGTGCAGCGATTTCGCGATCAAACCGGCCAGAACGAAGTCGATCTCGTCCTGATGCCGGACGAAGCGGAAGAAGAGTGGGTGCTGCAGAAAATCCACCGGGAACCCGGTAGCCGGGGCCAATCGGTCTACATCGACGTCGAGAAAAGCCTCATGCAGCGCCATAACCTCGAGGCCGTAATCGGGCCTCGTGCAGGCGCATGGATTACCCGCCCGTACATGGATGCGCTGGCCGATCTCGCCGAGCAATTGGACATGCCGCTGGAGCACTGTGCCCGCCGCTTCGGCACCGTGTCGGTGCCGGAGCGCGATAACGGCTGGAGCTACCACGACGCGCTGGGGTTTGCGTCACGCGGATCGGGGTAA
- the csy3 gene encoding type I-F CRISPR-associated protein Csy3, translating to MAKNTELHTASVLAFERKLDPSDGLLYSGQWSDRDNPDQWIAIPVREKSVRGTISNRLKANKQDPAKLDAAIQNPNLQTVDVAMLPNDRDTLMARFTLKVLGGTGKPSACNSAPYQAKLESVVSGYVDRHGFTTLARRYAQNIANARFLWRNRMGAEAVEVRVERKENGATTQTWAFNALDIPLREFTAQGDAETDLQGLAEVIRQGLAGESFVLLEVTAFARMGAGQEVFPSQELILDRGQGNKSKTLYTVDQIAGIHSQKLGNAIRTIDTWYPAATERGTGPIAVEPYGSVTTQGTAFRQPKEKADFYSLLDNWILKDQEPAEEQQHFVLATIVRGGVFGEKAD from the coding sequence ATGGCCAAGAACACCGAACTCCACACTGCTTCCGTCCTTGCCTTCGAACGCAAGCTCGACCCCTCCGACGGATTGCTCTATTCCGGACAGTGGTCCGACAGGGACAATCCCGACCAATGGATCGCCATTCCGGTACGGGAAAAATCCGTGCGCGGCACCATCTCCAACCGGCTCAAGGCCAACAAGCAGGACCCCGCCAAGCTGGACGCGGCGATTCAGAACCCCAACCTGCAGACAGTCGATGTCGCAATGCTGCCCAACGATCGGGACACCTTGATGGCGCGGTTCACGCTGAAGGTGTTGGGTGGAACGGGTAAACCGTCGGCCTGTAACAGCGCACCGTACCAGGCGAAGCTTGAAAGCGTGGTCAGCGGCTACGTGGATAGACATGGTTTCACCACGTTGGCGCGCCGATATGCGCAGAACATCGCCAATGCCCGATTCCTGTGGCGCAATCGCATGGGCGCCGAGGCTGTCGAGGTTCGCGTCGAACGCAAGGAAAACGGCGCAACGACGCAAACCTGGGCCTTCAACGCATTGGATATTCCGCTGCGAGAATTCACGGCACAAGGAGATGCGGAAACGGATCTTCAGGGACTCGCGGAGGTCATCCGCCAGGGGCTGGCGGGCGAAAGCTTCGTGTTGCTGGAAGTCACGGCGTTCGCGCGCATGGGTGCCGGCCAGGAGGTGTTCCCCTCGCAGGAGTTGATTCTTGATCGTGGGCAGGGCAACAAGAGCAAGACCCTCTACACTGTCGACCAGATCGCAGGGATCCATTCCCAGAAGCTTGGCAACGCCATCCGCACCATCGACACCTGGTACCCGGCGGCTACCGAACGCGGAACGGGACCGATTGCTGTCGAGCCTTATGGTTCGGTGACCACCCAAGGCACGGCATTCCGCCAGCCCAAGGAAAAGGCGGATTTCTACTCGCTGCTCGACAACTGGATTCTCAAGGACCAGGAACCCGCGGAAGAGCAGCAGCATTTCGTGCTCGCAACTATCGTTCGCGGCGGTGTGTTTGGCGAAAAGGCGGACTGA
- the mrtJ gene encoding JDVT-CTERM system glutamic-type intramembrane protease MrtJ, whose amino-acid sequence MSPTRAAGRAFRDPLFLAALAAGPVAWGILATFLPVTTDPGWPATRPWFFLSAVLVYPVLEEIVFRGLLQGWLLERNWGRSRLGPVTAANAIAALLFALAHLIHQPPAWAAAVILPALVFGYFRERHGLWTAIMLHVLYNSGFAWLFLA is encoded by the coding sequence ATGTCGCCCACGCGTGCAGCCGGACGCGCCTTCCGGGATCCGCTGTTCCTCGCAGCGCTCGCGGCTGGCCCGGTCGCCTGGGGAATCCTCGCGACCTTCCTGCCCGTCACCACCGACCCGGGCTGGCCCGCGACGCGGCCGTGGTTCTTCCTCTCGGCCGTGCTCGTCTACCCCGTGCTCGAAGAGATCGTGTTCCGCGGGCTGTTGCAGGGTTGGCTGCTGGAGCGGAACTGGGGTCGCAGCCGCCTCGGACCGGTCACCGCGGCCAACGCGATCGCCGCCCTGCTGTTCGCGCTCGCGCACTTGATTCACCAGCCACCCGCCTGGGCGGCCGCCGTGATCCTGCCGGCGCTGGTGTTCGGATACTTCCGGGAGCGACACGGACTGTGGACAGCAATCATGCTGCACGTCCTCTACAACTCAGGCTTCGCCTGGCTGTTCCTGGCCTGA
- a CDS encoding IS3 family transposase (programmed frameshift), with protein MPRYSEEFKAKVVEKMMPPNARAVADVHRETGVSEPTLYAWRREFQDRGHAVPADPANPESWSGRDKLAVVIETAALNEQALSEYCRCKGLYPEQIERWKEAAMAGSADPQRLTRDERAAWQQEKKRVRDLERELRRKEKALAEAAALLVLKKKGPGDLGGRRGRMITPETRALALDLIDEAVAAGARLTPACAVLGLTPRTLRRWRALAGSDTGLVDRRTCTPRVPANRLSAEEQETILTVCNAPEYRSLPPTQIVPRLADQGVYIASEASFYRVLRAHDQVQRRGRAAAPRQVPKPEGVCATAPNVCWAWDITFLASSIRGQFYRLYLIEDVFSRKVVGWEVHTEESAEHASRLIERACLAEGVHRPGLVLHSDNGSPMKGATMLSTLQRLGVVPSFSRPSVSDDNPYAESLFRTLKYTPAFPPQPFASLADARAWVARFVHWYNEEHRHSKIRFVTPGQRHRGEDIAILAHRHRVYQDAQRANPTRWSRHTRNWTPIDHVWLNPPKEHAQTPALMVAQAA; from the exons ATGCCACGGTACAGCGAAGAGTTCAAAGCCAAGGTGGTCGAGAAGATGATGCCGCCCAATGCCCGGGCGGTGGCCGACGTGCACCGGGAGACGGGGGTGTCGGAACCCACCCTGTATGCCTGGCGCCGGGAGTTCCAGGACCGGGGGCATGCGGTGCCGGCGGATCCGGCGAACCCGGAATCCTGGAGTGGCCGGGACAAGCTCGCGGTGGTGATCGAAACCGCCGCGCTGAATGAGCAGGCGCTCTCGGAGTACTGCCGGTGCAAGGGTCTGTATCCCGAGCAGATCGAGCGCTGGAAGGAAGCGGCCATGGCCGGCAGCGCCGATCCCCAGCGGCTGACCCGGGACGAGCGTGCCGCCTGGCAGCAGGAGAAGAAGCGCGTGCGCGACCTGGAGCGCGAGCTGCGCCGGAAAGAGAAAGCCCTGGCCGAGGCAGCCGCCTTGCTGGTGTTGAAAAAAAAAG GCCCAGGCGATCTGGGGGGACGACGAGGACGCATGATCACGCCCGAGACCCGTGCCTTGGCGCTGGACCTGATCGACGAGGCGGTCGCCGCCGGTGCCCGGCTCACCCCGGCCTGTGCGGTCCTCGGCCTGACGCCGCGCACGCTGCGCCGCTGGCGCGCCCTCGCCGGCAGCGACACCGGGCTGGTGGACCGGCGCACCTGCACCCCGCGGGTGCCGGCCAACCGCCTGAGTGCCGAAGAGCAGGAGACGATCCTGACGGTCTGTAACGCGCCGGAGTACCGTAGCCTGCCACCGACCCAGATCGTGCCGCGCCTGGCCGACCAGGGCGTGTACATCGCGTCCGAGGCGAGCTTCTACCGCGTGCTGCGGGCCCATGACCAGGTACAGCGCCGGGGCCGGGCGGCGGCCCCACGGCAGGTGCCCAAACCGGAGGGGGTCTGCGCGACTGCGCCCAATGTTTGCTGGGCGTGGGACATCACCTTCCTGGCCTCTTCGATCCGGGGGCAGTTCTACCGCCTGTACCTGATCGAGGACGTCTTCAGCCGCAAGGTCGTCGGCTGGGAGGTGCACACCGAGGAAAGCGCCGAACACGCCAGTCGCCTGATCGAACGCGCCTGTCTCGCCGAGGGCGTCCATCGCCCGGGCCTGGTGCTGCACTCGGATAATGGCAGCCCCATGAAGGGTGCCACCATGCTCAGCACCTTGCAGCGCCTGGGTGTCGTCCCGTCCTTCAGTCGCCCCTCGGTGAGCGACGACAACCCCTACGCGGAAAGCCTGTTCCGGACCTTGAAATACACGCCGGCCTTTCCGCCTCAGCCGTTTGCCAGCCTCGCCGACGCCCGCGCTTGGGTCGCGCGCTTCGTCCACTGGTACAACGAGGAACATCGCCACAGCAAGATCCGCTTCGTCACCCCCGGCCAGCGTCATCGCGGGGAGGACATCGCGATCCTGGCGCACCGGCACCGGGTGTACCAAGACGCCCAACGCGCCAACCCGACACGCTGGTCGCGGCACACGCGCAACTGGACACCGATCGATCACGTCTGGCTCAACCCACCGAAGGAACATGCCCAAACGCCAGCCCTGATGGTCGCTCAGGCGGCATGA
- the cas6f gene encoding type I-F CRISPR-associated endoribonuclease Cas6/Csy4: protein MDHYLDFTVLPDPEFRETTLLGALVSKLHRRLVVLEADDIGISLPDFEKAPPLGNRLRVHGTQERIETLMQEEWLGGMRGQLEIAPLRAIPAEVSHRGVRRRQYKTNVERLRRRRMRRHGETHEEARERIPDTVARKVKTPFLTVYSSSSGQRFSLFIEHEPVQARPVVGAFNSYGISRDATIPWF, encoded by the coding sequence ATGGACCACTATCTGGACTTCACCGTGCTTCCAGACCCCGAGTTCAGAGAAACCACCTTGCTCGGAGCGCTGGTCAGCAAGCTTCATCGTCGGCTGGTAGTCCTGGAAGCTGACGATATCGGTATCAGCCTCCCGGATTTTGAGAAAGCTCCGCCTCTTGGGAACCGATTGCGAGTCCATGGAACCCAAGAGCGCATCGAAACACTGATGCAGGAGGAATGGCTGGGCGGTATGCGGGGCCAACTGGAAATCGCCCCTCTTCGCGCGATCCCGGCCGAAGTCTCGCACAGAGGCGTCCGCCGCCGGCAATACAAGACCAACGTCGAACGGCTTCGACGACGGCGCATGCGCCGACACGGAGAAACCCACGAAGAGGCCCGTGAGCGTATCCCGGACACCGTTGCTCGCAAGGTGAAGACCCCGTTCCTCACCGTGTACAGCAGCAGCTCCGGCCAGCGCTTCAGCCTTTTCATCGAGCACGAACCAGTCCAGGCTCGCCCCGTGGTGGGCGCGTTCAACAGCTACGGGATCAGCCGGGACGCCACCATTCCGTGGTTTTGA